From Nocardioides daedukensis, the proteins below share one genomic window:
- a CDS encoding MerR family transcriptional regulator, which translates to MKSSAPAQWTVGQVAERFDLPTNVLRHWESVGLITPERDSADRRRYGPDDVVRIAVIQRSKAAGMSLEQIATLLDSESPGRHKVLEEHIAEIDRTIEEMRLSRAMTEHALRCQAHDIAQCPRFRSHLDDLLAGF; encoded by the coding sequence ATGAAGTCAAGTGCTCCTGCCCAGTGGACCGTCGGACAGGTCGCGGAGCGGTTCGACCTGCCCACGAATGTGCTGCGGCACTGGGAGAGCGTCGGGCTGATCACGCCCGAACGGGATTCGGCGGACCGACGCCGATATGGCCCCGACGACGTCGTACGGATCGCAGTCATCCAGCGCAGTAAGGCCGCCGGGATGAGCCTCGAGCAGATCGCGACGCTGCTCGACTCGGAGTCGCCCGGTCGGCACAAGGTGCTCGAGGAACACATCGCCGAGATCGACCGCACGATCGAGGAGATGCGGCTGTCCCGGGCGATGACCGAGCACGCCCTGCGTTGCCAGGCCCACGACATTGCCCAGTGCCCGCGGTTCCGCAGTCATCTCGACGACCTGCTGGCCGGCTTCTGA